In Senegalia massiliensis, the following proteins share a genomic window:
- a CDS encoding DUF4446 family protein: MDSILEMLSLYRSQVLLGLILFSLLLFLLFLIQEYRVSKLKKKYKTLLVGNDGKNLEEILFKNIDMIDSMKLKIKGLDEKSDLLNEKVKSSIQKVGMIRYNAFDDMGSDLSFSVALLDENDTGLVISNLYGRNESIGYGKPVINGESEYKLSIEEIQAIDRAKRKALYMEDKVRRATR, from the coding sequence ATGGATAGTATTTTAGAGATGTTAAGTTTATATAGAAGTCAAGTACTGCTTGGACTTATATTATTTTCTTTGCTATTATTTTTATTGTTTTTAATACAAGAATACAGAGTATCAAAATTAAAGAAAAAATATAAAACATTATTAGTGGGAAACGATGGGAAAAACTTAGAAGAAATTTTATTTAAAAATATAGATATGATAGATAGTATGAAGTTAAAAATAAAGGGTTTAGATGAAAAGTCAGATTTACTAAATGAAAAAGTAAAGAGCTCTATACAAAAAGTTGGTATGATAAGATATAATGCATTTGATGATATGGGTAGTGATTTGAGCTTTTCGGTAGCCCTATTAGATGAAAATGATACTGGACTTGTAATATCTAATTTATATGGTAGGAATGAATCTATAGGCTATGGAAAACCTGTTATTAATGGTGAATCTGAATATAAATTGTCTATTGAAGAAATACAAGCAATAGATAGAGCAAAACGAAAAGCTCTTTATATGGAAGATAAAGTGAGAAGGGCTACTAGGTAA